A stretch of Eleutherodactylus coqui strain aEleCoq1 chromosome 9, aEleCoq1.hap1, whole genome shotgun sequence DNA encodes these proteins:
- the DGAT1 gene encoding diacylglycerol O-acyltransferase 1, giving the protein MSELMAESGGGAKRRKKTLQRVQSDAHSEGEPEEDRASGEAELRCHKLQESLLSSASGYSNYRGVLNWCVIMLVLGNARLFLENIIKYGILVDPIQVVSLFLKDPYSWPSLCLVLASNIFILGSLHLERRLASGCFPERVGMFLYAVILTSILCIPVLVVFAVLSITPVGAVFALTVYTLLFLKLYSYKDVNRWCRERRLVQVRTLSRTQSAPLMRKVNGDVGKQEVTYPGNLTYKDIYYFVLAPTLCYELNFPRSPRIRKRFLLRRLFEMLFIMQLLVGLIQQWMVPAIQNSMKPFRDMDYSRIIERLLKMAVPNHLIWLIFFYWFFHSSMNFVAELMRFGDREFYRDWWNSETVTYFWQNWNIPVHKWCIRHFYKPMMRRGVPRWAAQAAVFFASAFFHEYLVSVPLKMFRLWAFMGMMSQLPLAWFVSRFLRGNYGNAAVWISLMIGQPIAVLMYVHDYYILNHGIRS; this is encoded by the exons ATGAGTGAGCTGATGGCGGAGTCCGGTGGAGGAGCGAAGCGGAGGAAGAAGACGCTGCAGCGGGTGCAAAGCGATGCACACAGTGAAGGAGAACCGGAGGAGGACAGAGCCTCGGGGGAGGCGGAGCTACG ATGTCACAAGCTGCAGGAGTCTCTTCTCAGCTCGGCCAGCGGCTACAGCAATTACCGGGGGGTCCTGAACTGGTGCGTCATCATGCTG gttttGGGGAACGCGCGCCTTTTCCTGGAGAACATTATTAA GTATGGAATACTGGTGGATCCCATCCAGGTGGTGTCGTTGTTCCTCAAAGACCCCTACAGCTGGCCATCGCTCTGCCTGGTGCTTG CATCAAACATCTTCATATTGGGGTCCCTGCACTTAGAGCGTCGCCTGGCATCA GGATGTTTTCCAGAGCGAGTGGGGATGTTCTTGTATGCCGTCATCCTCACCAGCATCCTGTGCATCCCTGTCCTGGTGGTCTTCGCTGTACTGTCCATTACTCCAG TTGGCGCTGTGTTCGCTCTCACGGTTTACACCCTCCTTTTTCTCAAGCTCTACTCCTATAAAGATGTGAACCGTTGGTGCCGGGAGAGGAGGCTCGTGCAGGTCCGGACGCTCAGCCGCACTCAGTCTG CTCCTCTGATGAGAAAAGTGAATGGGGATGTTGGGAAGCAGGAGGTGACATATCCCGGGAATCTGACGTACAAAG ATATTTATTATTTTGTACTTGCTCCTACTCTGTGCTACGAGCTGAATTTCCCACGTTCTCCAAGGATTCGGAAGAGGTTCCTACTCAGACGACTGTTTGAAATG CTTTTCATCATGCAACTCCTGGTTGGTCTGAtccagcag TGGATGGTCCCAGCAATCCAGAACTCCATGAAACCGTTCCGG GACATGGATTACTCGAGGATCATTGAGCGGCTTCTGAAGATGGCG GTCCCCAACCATCTCATCTGGCTGATCTTCTTCTACTGGTTCTTCCATTCCTCTATGAATTTTGTAGCTGAGTTGATGCGTTTTGGGGACCGTGAGTTTTACAGGGACTGGTG GAACTCTGAAACTGTGACCTACTTCTGGCAGAACTGGAATATCCCCGTCCACAAGTGGTGCATTAG ACACTTCTACAAACCAATGATGAGACGAGGTGTCCCCAGATGGGCGGCACAGGCGGCCGTTTTCTTCGCCTCTGCTTTTTTCCATGAG TACCTGGTCAGTGTCCCTCTGAAGATGTTCCGACTCTGGGCATTTATGGGGATGATGTCACAG CTCCCCCTGGCATGGTTCGTAAGTCGGTTTCTTCGAGGAAATTATGGCAACGCGGCTGTGTGGATTTCACTAATGATTGGGCAGCCTATAGCGGTGCTCATGTATGTGCATGATTACTACATTCTGAACCATGGGATCAGATCGTAA
- the LOC136578256 gene encoding TBC1 domain family member 20-like, whose product MTAGTGPERTKRRRNVPGGGGAGGQSLSWRKQKAVRIHEALTCDPVDVETLREAAASEGGLLTQEIRRRVWPKLLNISVYSLPPKPGPALRVNHHYYNQVLIDVRRSLKRFPRGMAELERSVLQDQLLDMILYVLRSHPELHYYQGYHDVAVTLLLTAGLRLGTAMLQTLSTHHLRDFMDPTMERTRSVLSYLMPLIQSESPVLHDFMLRSEVGCIFALSWLITWYGHVLSDFHQVLRLYDFFLASHPLTPVYCAAQMVLMRESEVLQVDCDMPSVHQFLSMIPTDFPYETLISRTHTLFQKYPPSELERQTSLRLLKSISAASFRSLQISSAQQRPDFVLRQQATPSLDVLPVRPQNTLVKLAVWGISASLGAAAFVVTQTALEWGPDLLLGLF is encoded by the exons ATGACGGCGGGCACCGGACCGGAGAGAACGAAGCGACGGAGGAATGTGCCGGGAGGCGGAGGAGCCGGAG GGCAGAGTTTGTCCTGGCGTAAACAGAAGGCTGTCCGGATTCACGAAGCTCTGACTTGCGACCCTGTGGACGTGGAGACCCTCCGGGAAGCGGCAGCCAGTGAGGGTGGGCTCCTCACCCAGGAGATCCGACGCAGGGTGTGGCCAAAACTGCTCAATATCAGTGTGTACAGTCTGCCCCCCAAACCAG GACCCGCCCTCCGTGTCAATCATCATTACTACAATCAGGTGCTGATCGACGTCAGACGCTCATTGAAGAGGTTCCCTAGAG GAATGGCGGAGCTTGAGCGATCTGTGTTACAGGACCAGCTGTTAGACATGATTCTGTACGTCCTCcgctcacacccagagctgcactaTTACCAGGGCTACCATGATGTTGCGGTCACACTGCTGCTAACTGCAGGCCTCCGGCTGGGAACTGCCATGCTGCAGACACTCTCTACACATCATCTCCG AGATTTCATGGATCCCACGATGGAGCGGACCCGCAGTGTGCTGAGTTACCTGATGCCGCTGATCCAGAGTGAGAGCCCCGTGCTGCATGACTTCATGCTCAG GTCAGAGGTTGGTTGTATCTTCGCCCTGAGCTGGTTAATCACCTGGTATGGACATGTTCTCAGCGATTTTCACCAAGTCCTCCGGTTATACGACTTCTTCCTGGCGTCTCACCCCCTGACTCCTGTTTATTGTGCTGCACAG ATGGTGCTGATGCGGGAGAGTGAGGTCCTGCAGGTCGACTGTGACATGCCCAGCGTTCATCAGTTCCTGTCCATGATCCCCACAGATTTCCCTTACGAGACCCTGATTTCCCGAACTCACACCTTGTTCCAGAAATACCCCCCATCTGAACTGGAGAGGCAGACGTCACTGCGGCTACTGAAGAG CATCTCCGCTGCATCGTTCCGCTCCCTGCAGATCTCCAGCGCACAGCAGCGCCCGGACTTTGTGCTTCGCCAGCAAGCTACCCCTTCGTTGGATGTGCTGCCTGTCCGGCCCCAGAACACCCTGGTGAAGCTGGCGGTGTGGGGGATCTCCGCCTCTCTGGGGGCTGCTGCCTTTGTTGTGACTCAGACTGCGTTGGAGTGGGGCCCCGATTTACTGCTGGGACTTTTCTAA